The Sphingopyxis sp. TUF1 genome segment GGTGCGCAGGATGCGGGCATCCTTGGTTGTGCCGCGCTCGACCACCGCGGCGGGCAGATCGGGCGAAACGCCGTCGGCGATCAGCTTGTCGGCGATCGCGCTGGCGGTCGCGAGGCCCATATAGATAACGAGCGTGCGGCCATGGCCTGCAAGCCCCGACCAGTCCTGATCGGAAAGATCCTTGCACTGGCCCGCAACGAAGCTGACCGCGCTCGCGTCATCGCGGTGAGTGAGGGGGAGGCCCGCCTGCGCGGCGCAGCCCGCGGCCGCGGTGATGCCGGGGACGACCTCGACCGCAACGCCCGCGTCGCGCGCCGCATCGAGTTCCTCGCCGCCGCGGCCGAAGATGAAGGGGTCGCCGCCTTTCAGGCGCACGACCTGCTTTCCGGCCAGCGTTTCCTTGACGAGCAGCGCGTTGATCAGTTCCTGCTTCATCGTGTGACGGCTGCGCTGCTTGGCAACGCTGATCCGCTCAACATGCGGCGGGATCAGCGCAAGCACAGCTTCGCCGACGAGGCCGTCATGGACGACGAGATCGGCGCTTTGCAGCAGCCGTGCGGCGCGCAATGTCAGCAGGTCGGGATCACCGGGACCGGCGCCGACCAGCCAAAGCTTGCCCGCAGGAGGGAGAGTCTTTTCCATGCTGGAAACATGGTTTGCCCGCCTCAAAAGCGCAAAGCAGGCTTTGTTGGCGGGGGTGTAGGTAAAATTGCGCCGCCGTGTTCCACCGCAATGACGGGCCTTAGAGGTACTTCTTCGTCACCAGCTGTGATCCTTCGGGATCGCGCAACCCCACGCCGATCGAGGCCCGCATCGCGTCGCTTTCGGCGCTCGCGACCGGATAGGCGCAATAATCGGCGGCGTAAAAGGCGCTCGGGCGATGATTGCCCGACAGGCCGATGCCGCCAAAGGGGGCGGCCGACGAGGCGCCGTTGGTCGGGCGGTTCCAGTTGATTACCCCGGCGCGCGCATTGGCCCAGAACTGGTCGTAAAGTTGCGGCGTGCCGCCGACCAGCGCCGCCGACAGGCCGAATGCAGTATTGTTCGCCTCGGCAATCGCCGCCTCGAACGTCTCGACGCGGATCACCTGCATCAGCGGGCCGAACAGTTCGACGTCGGGGCGCTCCGTCATCGCGGTGACGTCGATGATGCCGGGGGTCAGGAATGGGCGATCAGCAACCGGGCGCGTCATGTGGCGGATAACCTGCCCGCCGTTCGACATCAGGATCAGAA includes the following:
- the cobA gene encoding uroporphyrinogen-III C-methyltransferase, with the translated sequence MEKTLPPAGKLWLVGAGPGDPDLLTLRAARLLQSADLVVHDGLVGEAVLALIPPHVERISVAKQRSRHTMKQELINALLVKETLAGKQVVRLKGGDPFIFGRGGEELDAARDAGVAVEVVPGITAAAGCAAQAGLPLTHRDDASAVSFVAGQCKDLSDQDWSGLAGHGRTLVIYMGLATASAIADKLIADGVSPDLPAAVVERGTTKDARILRTLLADLGDLVAREKVQSPALIIVGKVAARADALDCLGAPGVAEKLGNFA